The Aspergillus chevalieri M1 DNA, chromosome 5, nearly complete sequence genome includes a region encoding these proteins:
- the MT1 gene encoding sphingolipid C9-methyltransferase 1 (COG:M;~EggNog:ENOG410PFZI;~InterPro:IPR029063;~PFAM:PF02353,PF08241,PF13649,PF13489;~TransMembrane:2 (o48-68i75-93o)) — MADIDFIETPAPKPSAFEAAEDCGISLTKSPAIHNAPLPADGAGNESFSNRLLIAALVGTPTFLTYTLGGGMKTAVFLGLITTVPVLVVFWTWSSTCSPRTNDKVKLPGRPIEQYVTFKNSADRAKWQGRNRIPLQTFCEMYLDGAVDFNGDCLDVMEYRHDWAHFGFTWQLFKFILFTFARDVLSHTKSQDDEQIRPNYDRGNDHYSWFLGPRMIYTSGIISDPEREETLEEMQDNKMAIVCEKLGLKEGESMLDIGCGWGTLAKFASLNYGAKVTGLTIARNQTAWGNDALQRAGIPEAQSRILCMDYRDIPHMQYDKITQLEMGEHVGVRKLTTFFRQCYDMLKDDGAMYVQLSGLRQAWQYEDFIWGLFLNKYIFRGADASTPLWYYVMCLERAGFEIKGVDTVGVHYSGTLWRWYRNWIGNGETIKAKYGQRWFRIWELFLAWSVIASRQGSATCFQIVVVKNLNSTHRINGVKSQFGLSAALDSSRRAGKSRLEK; from the exons ATGGCCGATATTGATTTCATTGAGACTCCAGCACCCAAACCGTCGGCTTTCGAAGCAGCTGAAGATTGCGGAATATCTCTAACAAAG TCGCCGGCCATCCATAATGCCCCTCTGCCAGCTGACGGTGCTGGCAATGAGAGCTTCTCTAATCGCTTGCTGATCGCCGCCCTCGTGGGAACCCCGACTTTCCTGACGTATACGCTCGGTGGTGGAATGAAGACGGCAGTGTTTCTCGGTTTGATTACGACTGTGCCGGTTTTAGTGGTTTTCTGGACTTGGTCATCCACTTGTAGCCCTCGCACGAACGACAAGGTCAAGCTGCCGGGCCGGCCGATAGAGCAATATGTCACGTTCAAGAACTCGGCAGACCGCGCGAAATGGCAAGGCAGAAACCGCATCCCTCTCCAAACCTTTTGTGAAATGTACCTCGATGGTGCGGTGGACTTTAACGGAGATTGTCTCGACGTCATGGAATACCGGCACGACTGGGCACACTTTGGTTTTACCTGGCAACTCTTCAAATTCATTCTCTTCACGTTCGCAAGAGACGTTCTGTCCCACACGAAATCCCAGGATGATGAGCAGATCCGTCCGAACTACGACCGAGGGAACGATCATTACTCCTGGTTCCTCGGCCCTCGCATGATCTATACCTCCGGTATTATCTCGGACCCGGAACGAGAAGAAACACTCGAAGAAATGCAGGATAACAAGATGGCGATTGTCTGCGAGAAGCTGGGTCTCAAAGAAGGCGAAAGCATGCTGGACATCGGCTGTGGATGGGGAACGCTAGCGAAATTCGCGAGTCTCAACTACGGTGCAAAGGTTACCGGTCTCACTATTGCACGCAACCAGACAGCATGGGGAAATGACGCTCTCCAAAGGGCCGGAATCCCGGAAGCTCAGAGTCGTATTCTGTGCATGGATTACCGCGACATTCCGCATATGCAGTATGATAAGATCACGCAGCTCGAAATGGGCGAGCATGTCGGTGTTCGGAAACTGACTACCTTCTTCCGCCAATGTTATGATATGCTGAAAGATGATGGTGCCATGTATGTGCAGCTGTCTGGTCTCCGACAGGCATGGCAGTATGAGGATTTTATTTGGGGCCTGTTCTTGAATAAGTACATCTTCCGTGGCGCGGACGCATCCACTCCTCTTTGGTATTATGTGATGTGCTTGGAACGGGCTGGTTTTGAGATCAAAGG TGTCGATACTGTTGGAGTCCACTATTCCGGAACGCTCTGGAGATGGTATCGTAACTGGATTGGCAACGGCGAGACAATCAAAGCCAAGTATGGCCAGCGATGGTTCAGA ATTTGGGAGCTCTTCCTTGCCTGGTCGGTCATCGCTTCTCGCCAAGGCAGCGCCACTTGTTTCCAGATCGTCGTGGTGAAGAATTTGAACTCGACACACCGCATCAACGGAGTCAAATCGCAGTTTGGTCTGTCTGCTGCTCTCGATTCAAGTAGGAGAGCTGGAAAGTCGAGATTGGAAAAGTGA